The genomic DNA CTCATCGATGCCGAGGAACTTTTCCTCAGGTCCGTCCAACACGTGATCCTGCGGTGATCACATACCGCTTGTCGTTGTCAGCGACAACGAACGCCGTGCCCATCGGAGTCACGCGGCCGGAACCTTGCTCAATGCGCATCATTACTCGGAACGCGTCAACGATTGGCAGCATGCCCTCTCGGACTTCCTCGAAACCGCCTTCGTTCTCGGACAGCTCGTGTTGGTTGGATGCCTAACTTACGGATTAGCTGTACACCGAGTCTATCGGTCAAGCGCGCCCGAAAGAACCCGCGGGCCTCCTGGCAGATAACGATTGTACCCGCTCCATATGATAGACTTTCGAGACTGCGGTGGTTCTCTGTAACGCCATTGTGCAAACAGGGCGTGTCCCAGAGAAGTTGATCTTCTTTGTGTGACAAATCAGCTCCCCACGGATTCGTCGGAGATGTCCCATTGCGGCGATCGGCGTTCCTGCAATAACTCGTCGCTTATCGTCCTATGCTAGATGTGTTTGCCGAATCAGACTACGTGTCCGGCAGCGAACTTTGTCACGATGTCGGCATGGATAGGCTTCTTCGAACGTCGCGAAATCGAAGAGCATGAACATGGGTTCCAAGATTCTCATGACGTGATCCGTCAGGTTGCCTCGAAGGCCCGACACCGTATCGAAATTTGCGACTCGGAGCTTCCTGCCGCAGTTGTGCGAGGCATCACGTGGCGTCGGCCAGCGCTTGTCAGGGTGCGCCCGGCCAGCCCGTGATGTGCGATGCCAATTGTTACGCGACTCTCCGGCGGAACGCCCAAGTGATCGTAGAGGCCGCACAGAAAAAGAAGGGCTTCGGTGACTCGCACGATTCGAGTATCGAAGAAGACCGCTTTCTCGGTGCGTTCGTCTTCGAAGAGGCTCTGAATCAGGAAGAAATCGCCGTTGGTGCGAGCCGACCAGTAGTCATAGGTGGGCGTGCCGCTCAAGGACTTCTCAGGAATCGCAACCTCTGCAACGATGCCGTCGGATGTCGGGCGTGGTCGATACTCATCTCGACTTTCAAGCAGGATGCCGATAAGGCCAACCGAAGGTCGGATCTCAGCCTTTCTTACGGCGTTCAAGAGCTCCAGTTGGGACTTCGTGACTGGTTCGTGCAGCGCACTGCGAATCTCCATCGCCCTTGCCCGCTCCAGCTTCGACAATCCCGGGCTGGGCGGCGTCAGCCTGGCTACCGAACCATGGGTCCTTCAAGACAGACTCGCCAGTCGGCCGCGCGCCGGCGAAGGCGTTACCACACGATTGGCACTGTGCTGCGGCGTGGCGCCGCCAAACGGGTTTGGGCCAAGTGCTGGCTTCACTGTGCTGGGTATACCGTGATCTCGCGGGCGAGTTCTTGTGACGAACCAGGGAATCTCCATCGGCCGTGAAGTCGATGTACAGCCGTGCGCCGAGAAAAATGAGGCAGCTAGTGGGACGCTGCTGACTGTCGAATCACAGGGATGAATTTCTTGGTATCAATGCGCTCCACCAACTCGCCGGTTACTACAAGCCGTTCGTAGCCAACGCCACCTTGCCCAGAGTCTGCGCGCGATACGTACTGCTCGGTGCAGACAAAGCAGAACACGATCGGCCCGCGCGATCGATCGCTCCATGAAGGCGACGATGTCTTCTCCGGGCGCCAGATCCCCACTGATCGAGGATCGTGTCAATGCCGAGCGCGCGGAGTTCAGTCGCGAGGCGAAGCACCCAGTCCTTGTGATTAGGAGTGTCGTGAGAGTACGAAACGAAGACTATTGGCTCAGGCATATCGTCCGTTGGGTGCGTTACCATCACGAACTGCAAGGAGCGGGGCAGCAGAGCAGAGACGCTCCTGTCCCATCAAGGGTCGGTGGCCGCATCCACGGTGTCACGGGCGCAGCCACCGGAGGAGCTGCCCGGTCATGCTGCGTGCTCTTCGTTCCTGTCGGTCGTACTCGCATCGGGGGCCGCGGCACGCGCAGCCGTTGGCGCGACCTTGAACGCCGGCAGGACAAACGGCGGCCAGCCGGCCCGCACGAGCGTGCTCTGGAGAAATTCGCGGAAGTATGGCCACGTATTCAGCGGGAGATTGACCCGCTCGAACTCGGCGAAGATCGCGTCGGTCATCGGCGTCTTCGAGCCGTAGCGCGCTTCGAGGGAAACGCTTACACGGACGGCTTCCTCCCCACCTTCGACGAAGTAGCCCGTGAACGTGAGTCGGTGGCTGACGCGGATCGCCGAATCGGCGTTCTTGTAGCCGGCGGCTTCAGTCGAACGTCAGGGGCGCACCCTGTCGGTCACCAGGCGTGGTCGGCGCCAACACTTCCGCCGATGTTACCCGGATATCTTCAAGTTCAATTCCGCTGATGAACACGTTGTAGATGTCCGGCGATATCGGAACATGGGCGGATGTTCGTGTGAATCGGCCGTTGGCGCGGACTCGGCCGCGCGAGGCGCCAGTTCGGGTATCATCCGGCGCTGGCGTATGCGGGGTGAATGGCACGATGTTCGGTGAGCCACGGTTCGTTCTCCGGCTTCGCCGGAAGCACCCAGGTCTTCAG from Gemmatimonadaceae bacterium includes the following:
- a CDS encoding toll/interleukin-1 receptor domain-containing protein; the protein is MQFVMVTHPTDDMPEPIVFVSYSHDTPNHKDWVLRLATELRALGIDTILDQWGSGARRRHRRLHGAIDRAGRSCSALSAPSSTYRAQTLGKVALATNGL